In one window of Mauremys reevesii isolate NIE-2019 linkage group 22, ASM1616193v1, whole genome shotgun sequence DNA:
- the PDZD4 gene encoding PDZ domain-containing protein 4 produces MGCNMCLVREPEEQYKVMLQEVELYKSSHRDKLGLTVCYRTDDEDDVGIYVGEVNPNSIAAKDGRIREGDRIIQINGVQVQDREEAVAILTQEQQTNISLLLARPETELSRRWKDRDREDFLDAFGSDHEGEMRPRATPGQQPAVGPEPPSTGPPLPPLTRSQELDSGVGRTDESTRNEESSEHDLLGDEPPSSAGTPAPRRRPAPLPARDFPFGLDSLALAGGEGPGLTDAEFERYQELLELRGHLASGTGPGALPPGALPPGLDLNRNRVALLEEELRHLQFKCRNILRAQKLQRLRERCLQAWLLEEGGGPAPAGEGPPPAPLADITEVPERSEKDSTSAYNTGESCRSSPLRPSPGPPPKPGRLRRPREEWKGRARGRPGRDRLLKARALKIREERSGMTTDDDAVSEMKMGRYWSKEERKQQLLRAREQRRRRELMLQSRLDWQGPDQLSILALSHRKSLRKRSRRILDNWMTIQEMLAHGARSADGHRLYNPLLSVTTV; encoded by the exons GAGGTGGAATTGTACAAATCGAGCCACCGGGACAAGCTGGGGCTGACGGTTTGTTACCGGACGGACGACGAGGACGACGTGGGAATCTATGTCGGAGAG gtGAATCCCAACAGCATCGCTGCCAAGGACGGGCGCATCCGAGAGGGCGACCGCATCATCCag attAACGGGGTGCAGGTCCAGGACCGCGAGGAAGCTGTCGCCATCCTGACCCAGGAGCAACAAACGAACATCTCGCTGCTGCTGGCCAGGCCTGAGACCGAG CTCTCCAGGCGCTGGAAGGACCGCGACCGCGAGGATTTCCTGGATGCCTTCGGCTCCGACCATGAGGGTGAAATGAGACCCCGAGCGACCCCCGGGCAGCAG cctgccgtGGGCCCCGAGCCACCCAGCACCGGGCCCCCGCTCCCCCCGCTGACCCGCAGCCAGGAGCTGGACAGTGGGGTGGGCCGGACGGACGAGAGCACCCGGAACGAGGAGAGCTCGGAGCACGACCTGCTCGGGGACGAGCCCCCCAGCTCGGCCGGCACCCCGGCCCCCCGGCGCCGCCCGGCCCCACTGCCGGCCCGGGACTTCCCCTTCGGCCTGGACTCGCTGGCGCTGGCGGGCGGCGAGGGGCCGGGGCTGACGGACGCCGAGTTCGAGCGCtaccaggagctgctggagctgcgggggcaccTGGCCAGCGGGACCGGCCCCGGCGCGCTGCCCCCCGGGGCGCTGCCCCCCGGCCTGGACCTCAACCGCAACCGCGTGGccctgctggaggaggagctgcggCACCTGCAGTTCAAATGCCGCAACATCCTGCGGGCGCAGAAGCTGCAGCGGCTGCGGGAGCGCTGCctgcaggcctggctgctggaggaggggggggggccgGCGCCGGCGGGCGAggggccccccccggccccgctggccGACATCACCGAGGTGCCCGAGCGCTCGGAGAAGGACAGCACCAGCGCCTACAACACGGGCGAGAGCTGCCGCAGCTCCCCGCTGCGGCCGAGCCCCGGGCCCCCCCCCAAGCCGGGCCGGCTGCGGCGCCCCCGCGAGGAGTGGAAGGGGCGGGCGCGGGGCCGCCCGGGCCGGGACCGGCTGCTCAAGGCGCGGGCGCTGAAGATCCGGGAGGAGCGCAGCGGCATGACCACGGACGACGACGCCGTCAGCGAGATGAAGATGGGCCGGTACTGGAGCAAGGAGGagcggaagcagcagctgctgcggGCCCGGGAGCAGCGCCGGCGCCGCGAGCTCATGCTGCAGAGCCGGCTGGACTGGCAGGGCCCCGACCAGCTCAGCATCCTGGCGCTGAGCCACCGCAAGAGCCTCCGCAAGCGCAGCCGCCGCATCCTGGACAATTGGATGACGATCCAGGAGATGCTGGCGCACGGCGCCCGCTCGGCCGACGGGCACCGGCTCTACAACCCGCTGCTGTCCGTCACCACCGTCTGA
- the AVPR2 gene encoding vasopressin V2 receptor — MANASLAPNASLPDARDPALAVAEVTVLSVVLVLATLSNGLVLAALGRRRARPAPMHRFMGHLCLADLAVALFQVLPQLLWDVTDRFLGPDPLCRAVKYLQVVAMFASSYVILAMTYDRHRAICRPAVALRRGRVSWKAPLVAAWGSALLLSLPQLFIFSKVRLPEGASECWATFAEPWGARAYVSWVTLMVFALPTLLIAAGQALIFREVARSLGRGPRGAQGRGVSAAVAKTLRMTLVIVLVYVLCWAPYFCVQLWAVWDPRAPVEGPAFTLLMLLASLNSCTNPWIYGAFSSSVSGELSRLVCPRLPRPRAGSLPSDSTLTGTSVLSRDPPA; from the exons ATGGCCAACGCCTCCCTGGCTCCCAACGCCTCCCTCCCGGACGCCCGCGACCCGGCCCTGGCCGTGGCCGAGGTGACCGTCTTGAGCGTGGTCTTGGTGCTGGCCACGCTGAGCAACGGGCTGGTGCTGGCGGCGCTGGGCCGGCGccgcgcccgccccgcccccatgcACCGCTTCATGGGCCACCTCTGCCTGGCCGACCTGGCGGTGGCCCTGTTCCAGGTGCTGCCGCAGCTGCTGTGGGACGTCACCGACCGGTTCCTGGGCCCCGACCCCCTGTGCCGGGCCGTCAAGTACCTGCAGGTGGTGGCCATGTTCGCCTCGTCCTACGTCATCCTGGCCATGACCTACGACCGGCACCGGGCCATCTGCCGGCCGGCTGTGGCCTTGCGCCGGGGCCGCGTCAGCTGGAAGGCGCCGTTGGTGGCAGCGTGGGGATCCGCGCTGCTCCTCAGCCTGCCGCAGCTCTTCATCTTCTCCAAGGTGCGGCTGCCCGAGGGAGCCAGCGAGTGCTGGGCCACCTTCGCCGAGCCCTGGGGGGCCCGGGCCTACGTCAGCTGGGTCACCCTCATGGTCTTCGCCCTGCCCACCCTCCTCATCGCCGCCGGCCAGGCCCTGATCTTCCGCGAGGTGGCCCGGAGCCTGGGGCGGGGCCCCcggggggcccagggcaggggggtcTCGGCGGCCGTGGCCAAGACGCTGCGCATGACGCTGGTCATCGTGCTGGTCTACGTGCTCTGCTGGGCCCCCTACTTCTGCGTCCAGCTCTGGGCCGTGTGGGACCCCCGGGCGCCTGTGGAAG GACCAGCCTTCACCCTGCTGATGTTACTCGCCAGCCTGAACAGCTGCACGAACCCCTGGATTTACGGGGCTTTCAGCAGCAGCGTCTCGGGGGAGCTGAGCCGCCTCGTGTGCCCCCggctgccccggccccgcgccgGGTCCCTGCCCAGCGACTCCACCCTCACAGGCACCTCAGTGCTGAGCCGGGACCCCCCGGCCTGA